The following proteins come from a genomic window of Megalops cyprinoides isolate fMegCyp1 chromosome 6, fMegCyp1.pri, whole genome shotgun sequence:
- the LOC118779976 gene encoding olfactory receptor class A-like protein 1, whose protein sequence is MTSEELTRGLLYLFLTVVGVPGNGTVIWAFLHMVFCEGRLLPADAIVLHLASVNLLVVGVRCLLEMLASFQLANVFDDTGCKAVIFVYRTSRSMSIWLTFILSAYQCVSIAPPGSRWAAARTLAARYLGGVFLGLWVMNCSMSTAAVAFSLGTRNSSALGQHGINVEFCFVRFPSLLSRDANGAVQVARDVVPMALMTGASLVILLFLYRHSQQVRSLRSGAPGRQGSAERRAAKAVVTLVTLYVVFYGVDNGLWVYTLTVPRTLASSLLSDLRIFFSSLYAAVSPIVIITTNRKVSGRLRCGRVEEKPLHSAATTLSTM, encoded by the coding sequence ATGACCTCCGAGGAGCTGACGCGGGGGCTGCTGTACCTCTTCCTGACGGTGGTGGGGGTGCCGGGGAACGGGACGGTGATCTGGGCCTTCCTGCACATGGTGTTCTGTGAGGGGCGGCTGCTGCCGGCTGACGCCATCGTGCTGCACCTCGCCTCCGTCAACCTGCTGGTGGTGGGCGTTCGCTGCCTGCTGGAGATGCTGGCCTCCTTCCAGCTCGCCAACGTCTTCGACGACACGGGCTGCAAGGCCGTCATCTTCGTGTACCGCACATCACGCTCAATGTCCATCTGGCTCACCTTCATTCTGAGCGCCTACCAGTGCGTGAGCATCGCCCCGCCCGGGTCTCGCTGGGCGGCGGCCCGCACCCTGGCCGCCCGCTACCTGGGCGGGGTGTTCCTGGGGCTGTGGGTGATGAACTGCTCGATGAGCACCGCGGCCGTGGCCTTCTCGCTCGGCACGCGCAACTCGTCCGCGCTCGGCCAGCACGGCATCAACGTGGAGTTCTGCTTCGTGCGCTTCCCCTCGCTGCTGTCCCGCGACGCCAACGGCGCGGTGCAGGTGGCGCGGGACGTGGTGCCCATGGCGCTGATGACCGGCGCCAGCCTGGTGATCCTGCTCTTCCTGTACCGGCACAGCCAGCAAGTGAGGAGCCTGCGCAGCGGAGCCCCGGGCCGCCAGGGGTCCGCCGAGCGCCGCGCCGCCAAGGCGGTGGTGACGCTGGTCACGCTGTACGTGGTGTTCTACGGCGTGGATAACGGGCTGTGGGTGTACACGCTGACCGTGCCGCGAACGCTGGCCTCCTCGCTCCTCTCTGACCTGCGCATCTTCTTCTCCTCCCTGTACGCGGCCGTCAGCCCCATCGTCATCATCACCACCAACCGCAAGGTGAGCGGCCGGCTGCGCTGCGGCCGGGTAGAGGAGAAGCCGCTGCACAGTGCCGCCACCACGCTGTCCACCATGTGA
- the LOC118779651 gene encoding olfactory receptor class A-like protein 1, producing MEVRLVLKAAGFIGLDVVGIPGNMSVLLLFCHLRLSRGPLSHNEFILSQLVFSNLVVTLCRGIPQAVTALGIRTLFGDRGCQVIIFAYRIGRAMAICCTSLLSCYQCVAIAPQAGGWAWLKRRLPPRLPHAVVFLYGLNVLVCPAAFLFPRAPPANGSIPEFTLNLEFCIVVFPGGQAYMANGVMYIVRDFAFVGLMAAAAGYMVLLLQRHRRQVRGLRGAGRGTGEASQAVLLLVSVYVALFSLDNVLWVYTLCVSRVHPAVSDTRVFFASCYSALSPVLIIVTNRKLATAFRCGRRGTEPGSAPSAMESSASQVTAATSGTDGAKQPSQNS from the coding sequence ATGGAGGTCCGGCTGGTGCTGAAGGCCGCGGGGTTCATCGGGCTGGACGTGGTGGGTATCCCAGGCAACATGAGCGTGCTCCTGCTCTTCTGCCACCTGCGACTGTCACGCGGCCCGCTGTCGCACAACGAGTTCATCCTCAGCCAGCTGGTCTTCAGCAACCTGGTGGTGACGCTGTGCCGGGGCATCCCGCAGGCCGTGACCGCGCTCGGCATCCGGACGCTGTTCGGCGACCGCGGCTGCCAGGTCATCATCTTCGCCTACCGCATCGGCCGCGCCATGGCCATCTGCTGCACCTCGCTGCTCAGCTGCTACCAGTGTGTGGCCATTGCGCCGCAGGCGGGCGGCTGGGCGTGGCTGAAGCGCCGGCTGCCCCCCCGCCTGCCCCATGCCGTCGTCTTCCTGTACGGCCTCAACGTGCTGGTGTGCCCCGCGGCCTTCCTCTTCCCCCGCGCCCCCCCCGCCAACGGCTCCATCCCCGAGTTCACGCTCAACCTGGAGTTCTGCATCGTAGTGTTCCCGGGCGGTCAGGCCTACATGGCCAACGGCGTGATGTACATCGTGCGGGACTTCGCCTTCGTGGGGCTGatggcggcggcggcggggtacatggtgctgctgctgcagcggCACCGGCGGCAGGTGCGGGGTCTGCGCGGGGCGGGCAGGGGCACGGGCGAGGCCTcgcaggctgtgctgctgctcgtCAGCGTGTACGTCGCGCTGTTCAGCCTGGACAACGTGCTGTGGGTGTACACACTGTGCGTGTCGCGTGTGCACCCCGCCGTCTCCGACACCCGCGTCTTCTTCGCCTCCTGCTACTCCGCCCTCAGCCCCGTGCTCATCATCGTCACCAACAGGAAGCTGGCCACCGCTTTCCGCTGCGGCCGGCGCGGGACGGAGCCGGGGAGCGCCCCCTCTGCCATGGAGTCCAGCGCCTCGCAGGTCACCGCCGCAACATCAGGGACAGACGGAGCCAAACAGCCTTCTCAAAATTCCTGA